The Nitrospira sp. CR1.1 genome has a segment encoding these proteins:
- a CDS encoding CHAD domain-containing protein: MAGARRSIHTGAQSPTQGLVDMAASSQATVLRLLRQVIAGDEHAGTIHAIRTHCRRLQALLELYGEARRAGAMADCVRSLSKLRALQVFRHYLVTRDAPQQDLALVDDRLIKRIRKLNRTKIYHRIEQVVWKQGLPRITSPAYSLTDRLDGLRHEHECLLKRLIAAASDNPRRKRLHALRLALKTIRYQTEWLPGRTAAKQDLLSQLKRVQALMGKYEELADFHRWGKKLSPPVQARIRKDWRRARKRARLVPGEMSWLLDALAAGHVWTAAGHPDALLNRRSAGTL; encoded by the coding sequence ATGGCAGGCGCGCGACGATCTATTCATACAGGAGCGCAGTCCCCTACTCAAGGGTTGGTCGACATGGCCGCGTCCAGTCAGGCCACGGTCCTCAGGTTGTTGCGGCAGGTGATTGCCGGCGACGAGCATGCAGGCACGATCCACGCCATTCGTACGCATTGCCGAAGACTTCAAGCATTACTGGAATTGTATGGGGAGGCGAGACGCGCCGGCGCAATGGCGGATTGTGTCCGAAGTTTAAGCAAGCTCCGAGCGCTCCAGGTGTTCCGTCACTATCTGGTCACCCGCGATGCTCCGCAGCAGGATCTGGCCTTGGTGGATGACCGGCTCATCAAAAGGATCAGGAAGCTGAACCGCACAAAGATCTATCACCGGATCGAGCAAGTTGTCTGGAAGCAGGGGCTTCCCAGGATCACCTCCCCTGCGTATTCCTTGACCGATCGGCTCGACGGGTTGCGTCATGAGCACGAATGCCTGCTCAAACGGCTCATCGCAGCCGCATCGGACAACCCCCGGCGAAAGCGCCTTCATGCCTTGCGCCTGGCCCTGAAGACGATCCGGTATCAGACGGAATGGTTGCCGGGGCGAACGGCAGCAAAACAGGACTTGCTCTCCCAACTCAAACGGGTTCAGGCCCTAATGGGAAAGTATGAGGAACTGGCTGATTTTCATCGCTGGGGCAAGAAGCTGAGTCCGCCGGTGCAGGCACGCATTAGAAAGGACTGGAGGCGAGCGAGGAAACGGGCCCGGCTTGTTCCCGGGGAGATGTCGTGGTTATTGGATGCATTGGCAGCCGGGCATGTGTGGACTGCGGCGGGTCATCCCGATGCGTTATTGAACCGGAGGTCCGCCGGAACTCTCTGA
- a CDS encoding response regulator, with protein MALEIIEIVEDDQSQAKLLDQILRQASFRTNVAFDGPAGMQDVWRIKPSLIMADDNLPGLTGREMCKRLRQDPSTKHIPIIVMSGFSSEERRAEALDAGADDVIVKPYSGAELLARVRALLRRCRQSQAQDEELAEDLALTENLYVAVYRGKHLTLSAQEWKALRRLASTAGSVVPREELKSLLWEDESLMHDRELDRCIEQLNRKLTDEAPPAACIKTVPGGFRLATSTSESSGGPPVQ; from the coding sequence ATGGCCTTAGAAATCATTGAAATTGTCGAGGACGACCAGAGCCAGGCCAAGTTGTTGGATCAGATTCTGCGGCAAGCGTCGTTCCGCACCAATGTCGCGTTCGACGGGCCGGCCGGCATGCAGGATGTCTGGCGCATCAAACCATCCTTGATCATGGCCGATGACAATCTTCCCGGACTGACCGGCAGGGAGATGTGCAAGCGCTTGCGGCAGGACCCCTCCACCAAACACATCCCGATTATCGTCATGTCGGGATTTTCCTCCGAGGAGCGCCGAGCGGAAGCCTTAGATGCGGGAGCTGACGATGTTATCGTCAAGCCCTATTCAGGCGCGGAACTCCTGGCTCGCGTGCGGGCGCTGCTCCGCCGTTGCCGGCAGAGCCAGGCGCAAGACGAGGAACTCGCCGAGGATCTCGCCCTCACTGAAAACCTGTATGTCGCGGTGTACCGGGGAAAACACCTGACGCTCTCCGCGCAGGAGTGGAAAGCGCTGCGCCGGTTGGCGAGTACGGCCGGGAGCGTCGTTCCTCGCGAGGAACTCAAATCCTTGCTGTGGGAAGACGAGAGCCTCATGCACGACAGGGAGCTCGACCGGTGCATAGAACAGCTGAATCGGAAGTTGACGGACGAAGCCCCGCCTGCGGCTTGCATTAAAACCGTGCCGGGCGGTTTTCGTCTGGCGACATCAACCTCAGAGAGTTCCGGCGGACCTCCGGTTCAATAA